The Pantoea phytobeneficialis genome has a segment encoding these proteins:
- the mak gene encoding fructokinase, with the protein MRIGIDLGGTKIEVIALSDQGQELFRHRVNTPRDDYGATVQAIVDLVHLAEEKTGQQGTVGLGIPGTISPYTQRVKNANSTWLNGQPLDKDLAQALNRDVRIANDANCLAVSEAVDGAGAGKPLVFAVIIGTGSGAGVAINGESRIGGNGNAGEWGHNPLPWMDEDELRYRAEVPCYCGLQGCIETFVSGTGFAIDYQRLSGNALKGAEIIKLIEQQDPVAELAMRRYEMRLAKSLAQVVNLLDPDVIVLGGGMSNNDRLYQTVPTLMKQWVFGRECETPVLKAVHGDSSGVRGAAWLWPLKD; encoded by the coding sequence GTGCGTATTGGTATCGATTTAGGCGGCACCAAAATTGAAGTGATTGCACTCTCAGATCAGGGGCAGGAATTGTTTCGTCACCGCGTGAATACCCCGCGTGACGACTATGGTGCGACGGTACAGGCGATTGTTGATCTGGTGCATCTGGCAGAAGAGAAGACCGGGCAGCAGGGGACGGTGGGATTGGGTATTCCGGGCACCATTTCGCCCTATACCCAGCGGGTAAAAAATGCCAACTCCACCTGGCTCAATGGTCAGCCGTTGGATAAGGATTTGGCGCAGGCGCTGAATCGTGACGTGCGTATTGCCAACGACGCGAATTGTCTGGCGGTATCTGAAGCGGTTGATGGTGCCGGTGCGGGAAAACCGCTGGTATTTGCGGTGATTATTGGCACCGGTTCTGGCGCCGGGGTGGCAATTAATGGTGAGTCACGCATTGGCGGTAACGGCAATGCCGGTGAATGGGGCCACAATCCACTGCCGTGGATGGACGAAGATGAGCTGCGTTATCGTGCGGAAGTACCGTGCTATTGCGGCTTGCAGGGCTGCATCGAGACGTTTGTGTCCGGTACCGGATTTGCCATTGATTATCAGCGCTTGAGCGGCAACGCGCTGAAAGGGGCGGAGATCATCAAGCTGATTGAGCAGCAGGATCCGGTGGCGGAGCTGGCGATGCGCCGTTATGAAATGCGTCTGGCAAAATCGCTGGCGCAGGTGGTGAATCTATTGGACCCCGATGTGATCGTGCTGGGCGGCGGGATGAGCAATAACGATCGTTTGTATCAGACCGTGCCGACGTTGATGAAGCAGTGGGTGTTTGGTCGTGAGTGCGAAACGCCAGTGTTGAAGGCGGTGCATGGTGATTCCAGTGGCGTGCGCGGTGCGGCGTGGCTGTGGCCTTTAAAAGACTAA
- the eat gene encoding ethanolamine permease, with protein MTSKLKPTLGTLHLWGIAVGLVISGEYFGWSYGWGVAGTLGFLITTALIATMYTCFIFSFTELTTAIPHAGGPFAYSRRAFGETGGLIAGLATLIEFVFAPPAIAMAIGAYLNVQYPELNPKTAAVGAYLVFMTLNILGVKLAAMFELVVTVLAVLELLVFMGVVSPGFSIANFAANGWAGSEHFGMPAVSGIFAAIPFAIWFFLAIEGAAMAAEEAKDPKRTIPKAYITGILTLVVLAIGVMLLAGGAGDWRKLSDINDPLPQAMKMIVGENSNWMHMLVWIGLFGLVASFHGIILGYSRQFFALARAGYLPQGLAKLSRFQTPHRAIIAGGVIGIAAIYSDGWINLQGMSLTAAMITMAVFGAIVMYLMSMLSLFKLRRTAPDLERSFRAPGYPIVPGIALVLSLVCLVAMLWFNPVIGGLFVAIMVVGYIYFLATKAQRDNAPQDSMLVGE; from the coding sequence ATGACGAGCAAGCTCAAACCCACCCTGGGAACCCTGCATCTTTGGGGTATCGCGGTTGGCCTGGTCATTTCCGGGGAGTATTTCGGCTGGAGTTACGGCTGGGGCGTAGCAGGGACGCTGGGATTTCTCATTACCACGGCGCTGATCGCCACCATGTACACCTGTTTTATTTTTAGCTTCACCGAACTGACCACCGCGATTCCACATGCCGGTGGTCCGTTTGCATACAGCCGCCGCGCCTTTGGCGAAACCGGTGGCCTGATCGCCGGTCTGGCAACGCTGATCGAGTTTGTGTTTGCCCCTCCGGCCATTGCTATGGCGATTGGTGCTTATCTCAACGTACAGTATCCAGAACTCAACCCAAAAACCGCAGCGGTCGGTGCCTATCTGGTGTTTATGACGCTGAATATCCTTGGCGTGAAGCTGGCGGCAATGTTTGAGCTGGTAGTGACGGTGCTGGCGGTGCTGGAACTGCTGGTGTTTATGGGCGTGGTGTCTCCGGGCTTCAGCATTGCCAACTTTGCCGCCAACGGCTGGGCCGGTAGCGAGCATTTTGGTATGCCTGCGGTGTCGGGTATTTTTGCCGCGATTCCTTTTGCCATCTGGTTCTTCCTCGCCATTGAAGGCGCGGCGATGGCGGCAGAAGAAGCCAAAGATCCCAAGCGCACCATTCCGAAAGCCTATATCACCGGTATTCTGACGCTGGTGGTGCTGGCGATTGGCGTGATGCTGCTGGCGGGCGGTGCCGGTGACTGGCGCAAACTGTCCGACATTAACGACCCGCTGCCGCAGGCGATGAAGATGATCGTCGGTGAAAACTCCAACTGGATGCATATGTTGGTGTGGATTGGCCTGTTCGGTCTGGTCGCCAGCTTCCACGGCATCATCCTCGGCTATTCACGTCAGTTCTTTGCCCTGGCGCGTGCCGGTTATCTGCCACAGGGTCTGGCGAAACTGTCCCGCTTCCAGACGCCACATCGCGCCATTATCGCCGGTGGCGTGATCGGTATCGCCGCGATTTACAGCGACGGCTGGATTAACCTGCAAGGCATGAGCCTGACCGCAGCCATGATCACCATGGCGGTATTTGGCGCGATTGTGATGTATCTGATGAGCATGCTGAGCCTGTTCAAACTGCGTCGTACTGCGCCTGATCTGGAACGCAGCTTCCGCGCACCAGGTTACCCAATTGTGCCGGGCATCGCCCTGGTGCTGTCGCTGGTGTGTTTAGTGGCGATGCTGTGGTTTAACCCGGTCATTGGCGGCCTGTTTGTCGCGATTATGGTGGTGGGTTATATCTACTTCCTCGCGACCAAGGCGCAGCGCGACAACGCACCACAGGATTCGATGCTGGTCGGGGAATAA
- a CDS encoding phosphotransferase enzyme family protein, whose translation MSAKQSDTLTNAEITVLAQQALACYPAALQGELKLLCRSENATFLLLAGGKRYALRLHRPDYHSKADILSELLWLDALRETGIMVPEAIPANDGETVLSLRLPDGEIRHAVLFHWIEGDMPTTDVDPKAFQQLGHITARLHQHSKNWQKPQGFQRIIWDHHTMVSEQSHWGRWQDAPNLNPADHQVVEQAIARVGQELQGFGKGADRYGLIHADLRLTNLLLHKGETRVIDFDDCGLGWYLHDLAAAISFVEHHPRAEEWVENWIRGYERVGHISDAEMALVPTLLIQRRIQLTAWMGSHAETEMALSLGPRWADHSVRLCRRYLENSQLPVGA comes from the coding sequence ATGAGTGCCAAACAATCCGACACCCTGACAAATGCTGAAATCACCGTGCTGGCGCAACAGGCGCTGGCCTGCTATCCCGCCGCACTTCAGGGCGAGCTGAAATTGCTGTGCCGTTCCGAAAACGCCACTTTCCTGTTGCTGGCGGGAGGGAAACGTTACGCCCTGCGCCTGCATCGTCCTGACTACCACAGCAAAGCCGATATTCTCAGCGAACTGCTGTGGCTGGATGCACTGCGCGAAACCGGCATCATGGTGCCGGAAGCGATCCCGGCCAACGATGGCGAAACCGTGTTATCCCTGCGCCTGCCCGATGGCGAAATACGCCATGCGGTGCTGTTCCACTGGATCGAGGGTGACATGCCGACCACCGATGTCGATCCCAAAGCCTTCCAGCAGCTCGGTCATATCACTGCCCGCCTGCATCAGCACAGCAAAAACTGGCAGAAACCGCAGGGTTTCCAGCGCATCATTTGGGATCATCACACCATGGTGAGCGAGCAGAGCCACTGGGGACGCTGGCAGGATGCCCCCAACCTCAATCCGGCTGATCATCAGGTGGTGGAACAAGCGATCGCCCGGGTTGGTCAGGAGTTGCAGGGGTTTGGCAAAGGCGCGGATCGTTACGGGTTGATCCATGCCGATCTGCGTTTAACGAATCTGCTGCTGCACAAAGGGGAAACCCGGGTGATCGACTTTGACGATTGCGGTCTGGGTTGGTATTTGCACGATCTGGCGGCAGCGATCAGTTTCGTGGAACACCATCCGCGTGCCGAAGAGTGGGTGGAGAACTGGATCCGGGGTTATGAGCGGGTGGGGCATATCAGCGATGCAGAGATGGCGCTGGTACCGACGCTGCTGATCCAGCGCCGTATCCAGCTTACCGCGTGGATGGGATCCCATGCCGAAACCGAGATGGCGTTGAGTCTTGGGCCACGCTGGGCGGATCATTCGGTACGCCTGTGTCGTCGCTATCTGGAAAACAGTCAGCTGCCGGTCGGGGCCTGA